Proteins from a genomic interval of Centroberyx gerrardi isolate f3 chromosome 23, fCenGer3.hap1.cur.20231027, whole genome shotgun sequence:
- the drap1 gene encoding dr1-associated corepressor — translation MPSKKKKYNARFPPARIKKIMQTDEEIGKVAAAVPVIISRALELFLESLLTKACQVTQSRNAKTMTTSHLKQCIELEQQFDFLKDLVATVPDMQGEGEENHTEGGGDKVPRRGRKPGSGRKNGGAGSKGKDKKLSGTESEQEDDSEDSETDGDEEDGSQSSTNLQPASRFHSPDMPPQYLHMGNMVPMGGAAPAQPQGGMAFAPHPSMMSVAPPPPPPAPVPHKNEEDDDDDEDYDS, via the exons ATGCCCAGCAAAAAGAAGAAATACAACGCCAGATTCCCTCCG GCGAGGATTAAGAAGATTATGCAGACTGATGAAGAAATAGGCAAAGTGGCTGCAGCAGTACCTGTTATTATTT CGAGAGCCCTGGAACTTTTCTTGGAATCGCTGCTTACAAAAGCCTGTCAAGTCACCCAGTCTAGGAATGCAAAGACAATGACAACGTCACACCT aaaGCAGTGTATTGAGCTGGAGCAACAGTTTGACTTCCTGAAGGACCTAGTGGCGACAGTGCCAGACATGCAGGGTGAAGGGGAAGAGAACCACACCGAGGGGGGAGGCGACAAAGTCCCTCGCAG AGGTCGAAAACCAGGGTCTGGCCGCAAGAACGGAGGAGCCGGCTCCAAAGGCAAGGACAAGAAGCTGTCAGGCACCGAGTCGGAGCAAGAG GATGACTCCGAGGACAGCGAGACAGACGGGGACGAGGAGGACGGCTCTCAGTCAAGCACAAACCTGCAGCCTGCTTCCAGGTTCCATAG CCCAGACATGCCCCCCCAGTACCTGCACATGGGCAACATGGTGCCGATGGGCGGCGCGGCGCCAGCGCAGCCCCAGGGCGGCATGGCCTtcgccccccacccctccatgATGAGCGtcgcgccgccgccgccgccccccGCCCCCGTGCCGCACAAAAACGAGgaggacgacgacgacgacgaagaCTATGACTCTTAG